Part of the Kosmotoga arenicorallina S304 genome is shown below.
GATAAAGGTTGTCCCGGCTTCAGCAAAAGTCTTTGAGCTTTCATTGCTGAAACGCTTGTCGCTTTTTCGATGAGTGTGACAAATTCGATCTCTAAAATTCCGGGAAAGAAGCTTTTTAGAGTATAGCGCAGCTTTATAGGCTGATCTGTGAAAGCTCTATTTCTGTTCAAAGTCCTATCAATATTGGTTTTTCGCAAGAAGTATCCAGTTATAAAATATTCGAGCCATAAAACAGCTGAAAGAACGGCTATTATTAAAGAGAAGATATTTATTTGAAAGCCTATCCAGATAATTCCCAGCATAGTTAAGAAAAGCAGGGGCTTTTTATCCGATCTGATTGACTTTACGCTCAATTTAGCCATTCTTTATTGGTACCTCTGTTTTTTCGAGAATTTCCCTAATAATCTCTTCTCTTGTTTTTCGCATAAGGCGTGCTTCGGGTTTTAGTATAACTCTATGCGCAAGAACTTCAACAGCTATTTCTTTCACGTCATCTGGAATCACAAAATCTCTTCCGTTTAAAGCCGCAAGTCCTCTGGAGAGATTCATTAAGGCAATAGAACCTCGGGGGCTTGACCCCAATGCAAGATCGGGGTGTTTACGTGTGCCCCATACCAGATCGGTGATATATGAAAGGATCGAATCATCCAGATGTATCTCTTTAACTTTTTTTCTGACTTCCCTTAATTCATAAGCATCTGATACAGCTTCAAGGTCTGCGATAGGATGTTCTTCCTTCATGTTGCTTAGCATAAAAATTTCCTGTTCCTTTTCCGGATAACCTAGAGTCATGCAAATGGCAAATCTGTCGAGCTGGGCTTCTGGAAGGGGAAATGTGCCTTCAAATTCCACGGGGTTCTGTGTGGCTATTACTAAAAACAGATCACTTAATGGTTTGGTTTTTCCGTCAACGCTAACCTGTTTTTCTGCCATAGCTTCGAGCAAGGCTGATTGTGTTCTTGGGGTTGTCCTGTTTACTTCATCTGCAAGGAGTATATCTGTAAAAACGGTTCCCCGCTGAAAGACAAACTCGTTTGTCTTCATGTCCAGAACATTCAAGCCGGTTATATCACTGGGTAAAAGATCAGGGGTACATTGAATTCGCTTAAAATCAAGCCCTAACGAAAGGGCTAAACTCCTTGCGAGCATAGTCTTTCCTACACCGGGAACATCATTTAACAATACGTGGCCTTCACTCACTAAAACTGCCAGCAGTTTTCTTACCACTTCATTCTTGCCAACTATTACCTTTGATATATTTTTCAACACCTTTTCGCCAAATTCTCTTACTTCCATTTTTCTTCCTCCTAGTATTAAATT
Proteins encoded:
- a CDS encoding AAA family ATPase, with product MEVREFGEKVLKNISKVIVGKNEVVRKLLAVLVSEGHVLLNDVPGVGKTMLARSLALSLGLDFKRIQCTPDLLPSDITGLNVLDMKTNEFVFQRGTVFTDILLADEVNRTTPRTQSALLEAMAEKQVSVDGKTKPLSDLFLVIATQNPVEFEGTFPLPEAQLDRFAICMTLGYPEKEQEIFMLSNMKEEHPIADLEAVSDAYELREVRKKVKEIHLDDSILSYITDLVWGTRKHPDLALGSSPRGSIALMNLSRGLAALNGRDFVIPDDVKEIAVEVLAHRVILKPEARLMRKTREEIIREILEKTEVPIKNG